Proteins co-encoded in one Sinobacterium norvegicum genomic window:
- a CDS encoding replication protein P: MSKNTPTQAGQKTSEAKVSDSDQRQSADKGQVVAAVNQMFAELEVVYHNQFRNAFPSPEKLHYAKKLWFSNLSHLSPDTIIQATHQAIRSSDFLPTVHGILKYCDALDSHGLPNARSAYIEACNASKPRRDHPWSHPAVYFAGQDSDWFFLESSSEQKAFPVFKSHYDKLCERVRSGEDLVVNPTPALPASINRPLNSEQRREALDKLKQDTGL, from the coding sequence TTGTCGAAAAACACACCGACTCAAGCTGGGCAGAAGACCTCTGAGGCCAAGGTTTCCGATAGCGATCAACGCCAAAGTGCTGATAAGGGGCAGGTAGTCGCCGCCGTCAATCAGATGTTTGCCGAGCTAGAAGTGGTCTATCACAACCAGTTTCGCAATGCCTTCCCGAGTCCAGAGAAACTGCACTACGCCAAGAAGCTGTGGTTTAGCAATCTCAGCCACCTCAGTCCTGACACGATTATTCAAGCGACCCATCAGGCAATTCGCTCCTCTGATTTTTTGCCGACGGTGCACGGTATTCTAAAATACTGCGACGCCCTCGATAGCCATGGCCTACCCAATGCACGCAGCGCCTATATCGAAGCCTGCAATGCCAGTAAGCCCCGCCGCGATCATCCGTGGTCTCACCCCGCGGTTTACTTCGCAGGCCAAGACAGCGATTGGTTTTTTCTCGAATCGAGCAGCGAGCAAAAAGCCTTCCCCGTATTCAAGAGCCATTACGACAAACTGTGCGAGCGCGTTCGCAGTGGCGAAGATCTCGTCGTCAACCCTACTCCTGCTCTGCCTGCATCGATCAACCGGCCACTCAACAGCGAGCAGCGGCGCGAGGCGCTGGATAAGCTAAAGCAGGAT